The genome window CCACGAGACCGTGCAGGCCACAGGATCCTTTTCCGTGACACCGCCGCGTCAGGCTGGACGGAAGAGTACGACGAGGGAGCCCATCATCCAAGAGCCCGAACAGTTCGAACCTGAAGCCACCCGACGCGCGGCGGGTGTCACGGAGAGTTCCCGGGCCAACCGGGGCTGGTGGGACAGGAACGCGGACGAGTACCAGATCGAGCACGGCACCTTCCTCGGCGACGACCGCTTCGTATGGGGGCCCGAGGGCCTGGACGAGGTCGAGGCCGAGCTGCTGGGCCCGCCCGAGGACCTGAAGGGCAAGGACGTCCTGGAGATCGGCGCCGGCGCGGCGCAGTGCTCCCGCTGGCTCGCCGGGCACGGCGCCCGCCCTGTGGCCCTCGACCTCTCCCACCGCCAGCTCCAGCACGCCCTGCGCATCGGCGCCGGCTTCCCCTTGGTGCAGGCGGACGCCTGCGTGCTGCCCTTCCGGGACGCCTCCTTCGACCTGGCGTGCTCGGCGTACGGGGCGTTGCCCTTCGTGGCGGACCCGCGGCTGGTGCTGCGCGAGGTGCACCGGGTGCTGCGCCCCGGCGGCCGTTTCGTGTTCTCGGCGACCCATCCGATCCGCTGGGCGTTCCCGGACGAGCCGGGACCGGAGGGCCTCGCGGTCTCGGCCTCGTACTTCGACCGCACGCCGTACGTGGAGCAGGACGACGAGGGCCGGGCGGTGTACGTCGAGCACCACCGCACGCTAGGCGACCGGGTGCGGGACATCGTGACGTCCGGCTTCCGGCTCGTCGACCTGGTCGAGCCGGAGTGGCCGGCCTGGAACACGTCCGAGTGGGGCGGGTGGTCGCCGCTGCGCGGCGCGCTGATCCCGGGGACGGCGATCTTCGTGTGCGAACGGGACTGAGGTACCGAGGGACCGGTTCCGGCCAATCTGCGGGGGTGGCGGCCGTGCGCGTATGCCGACCGTACCGGCAGGGCACAAACGATGAGTCGATATATCACCCTCAAGGCCGCGCTCCGCGGTGCCAGGCGGTGGGGGGTACGCGCATGCACGTCTGCCCGGTCTGCCGGCGAGGGGACAGGACCACCCGGCTCCGCACGTACTGGAGGACGCTGTCGCCCGAGGCGCGCGCCGGGGCACCGCACCTCGCGCGGCCCGCACTGGACGAAGAGCGCTGGGCGGCGCCGTTCGGGCTCCTGACCGTGGGCTGCGCCCTGCTCGTGTCGGAGGTGTGGCTGGGGTTCGTCGGGCTCGCCGGCGGGGGCCTGTGGCTGGTGTCCCTGCGCGGCAGCGTCACGCAGGCGGCGCGGCAGCGGGCCGACTGGCGCAGGCAGCTGTTCTGCCTGCGGTGCCGGCACGTCTTTCTTCCGTGACGCGGCCGCCTGGAACACTGGTGCGGTGATCCGCCGCGACGCTCTCGACCGCCTGCCCGTCCGTTCCGCCGTGCCCGCTCTTCGGGCCGCTCTGGGCGCGCACGGTACGGCGGTGCTGTGCGCCCCGCCGGGCACCGGCAAGACGACGCTCGTGCCGCTCGAGCTGGCGGGACTGCTGGGCGGCGGTCCCGCTCGGCGGGTGGTGGTGGCAGAACCACGGCGGATCGCGGCGCGGGCGGCGGCCCGGCGGATGGCGTGGCTGCTGGGCGAGAAGACCGGTGAGAGCGTCGGCTACGCCGTGCGCGGGGAGCGGGTGGTCGGGCGGCACGCGCGCGTGGAGGTCGTCACCACCGGTGTGCTGTTGCAGCGGCTGCAACGGGACCAGGAGCTGGCGGGCGTCGACGTGGTCGTTCTCGACGAGGTCCACGAGCGGCACCTGGACGCCGACACGGTCGCCGCCTTCCTGCTCGATGTGCGTCAGACGCTGCGGCCGGAGCTGGAGTTGGTGGCTGCCTCCGCGACGACGGACGCGGTGGGCTGGGCACGGCTCCTGGGCGGGGCACCGGTCGTCGAGGCGGAGGGCGTGTCGTACCCCGTGGAGGTGGTGTGGGCGCCGCCCGCGCGTCCCGTGCGGCCGCCGCACGGGACGCGGGTGGATCCGGCGCTGCTCGCGCATGTGGCGTCGGTGGTACGGCGGGCGCTGGCCGAGTGCGAGGGGGACGTGCTGTGCTTCCTGCCCGGTGTCGGGGAGATCGCGCGCGTGGCGGGTCATCTGGGGGATCTCGGCGGCACCGAGGTGCTCCAGGTGCACGGGCGTGCGCCGGCGGCCGTGCAGGAGGCCGTGCTGTCGCCGGGCTCGGCACGGCGTGTGGTGCTGGCGACGGCCGTGGCGGAGTCGTCCCTGACCGTCCCGGGCGTGCGGGTGGTCGTCGACTCCGGTCTCGCGCGCGAGCCGCGGGTCGACCACGCGCGGGGCTGAGCGCGCTGACCACGGTACGGGCCTCGCAGGCGGCGGGTCGGCAGCGGGCGGGCCGGGCGGGGCGTGAGGCGCCGGGCCGGGTGTACCGCTGCTGGTCCGAGGCGGAGGACGCACGGCTGCCGCGTTTCCCGGCGCCGGAGATCCGGCTGGCCGATCTGACCGCGTTCGCCTTGCAGGCGGCGTCCTGGGGCGACCCGGACGCGTCCGGGCTGGCGCTCCTCGACGCACCGCCGCCCGGGGCGATGGCGGCGGCGCGGTCGGTGCTGACGGCGATCGGCGCGGTGGACGCGGCGGGACGGGTCACTGAGCGGGGCGTACGGATGTCCCGGCTGGGACTGCATCCACGGCTGGCGCGGGCGCTGCTGGACGCGGCCCCGCGAGTGGGTGCGGAGCGCGCCGCGGAGGCGGTGGCTCTGCTGAGCGAGGAGCCGCCGCGGGAGTACGGCGACGACCTGGCGGCGGTGTGGCGGGCGGCCCGGCGCGGGGGCGACGCGTACGCGGGGCGCTGGAGGGAGGAGGTGCGCCGGCTGCGGGCCGCGGCGGACGACGTGCCTGCCGGTGCTGCGGAGGTGGGCGACGACCATGTGGTCGGACTCGTCGCCGCGCTCGCCTTCCCGGAGCGGCTCGCGCGGGCCGATGACGGCTCCTGCCTCATGGTGAACGGCACCCGCGCCGAGCTGAGGGAGGGGTCGGGGTTGCGCGGCGCCCCGTGGCTGGCGGTGGCCGTGGCCGACCGGCCCGTCGGTGCGGGGCACGCGCGCGTGGGGCTCGCCGCCGTGGTCGACGAGGACGTGGCGCGGCGGGCGGCCGGGGCCCTGTACTCCACGGGCGAGGAGGTGCACTGGGCCGACGGGGACGTCGTCGCCCGGAGTGTCGAGCGGCTCGGGGCCCTCGAGCTGACGGCGCGGCCGCTGCGGGACCCGGCGCCCGCCCTCGTACGTCGGGCCCTGCTGGAAGGGCTGCGGCAGGAGGGCTTCGGTCTGCTGCGATGGTCCCCTCAGGCCCTTGTGCTGCGGCAGCGACTCTCCTTTCTGCGACTGCACCTGGGCGAGCCGTGGCCGGACGTCCGGGATGACGTGCTCCACGCGCGCGTGGACGAGTGGCTGGAGCCCGAGCTGAGCCGTGCCCGGCGGCGGGCCGACCTCGCCCGGATCGACGCGGGGCAGGCCCTGGCCCGGCTGCTGCCCTGGTCCACCGGGGAGGCCGCCCGGCTCGACGAACTCGCCCCGGAGCGGATCACCGTCCCGAGCGGGTCCGCGATCCGGATCGACTACGCCGATCCCGAGCGGCCCGTGCTCGCCGTGAAACTGCAGGAGGTGTTCGGGGTGCAGGCCTCGCCCGAGCTCGCCGGTGTGCCCGTCGTCGTGCACCTGCTCTCCCCCGCCGGGCGGCCCGCGGCCGTCACCGCAGACCTCGCCTCCTTCTGGCGGGACGGGTACAGGGCCGTACGGGCGGAGCTGCGCGGCCGCTACCCCAAGCACCCCTGGCCGGAGGACCCGGCCACCGCGGAGCCGACCCGGCACACGAACGCTCGGCTCAGGCGGTGACCGGCTCGGGCTCCTCGACCGCGGTGGGCTCCGGGTCGTCCGGGCGGCGGCCGCGCGCCTCCAGGTAGAGGGACAGCGACAGAAGGGCGGCGCCGAGGATCAGGAAGCCCCACGGCAGGGAGGACGTCAGCAGCAGGATCATTAGGCGGTTGTGCTCGACCAGGGCGACCGTCGAGGCGAGGTAGTCCTCGCGCATCTTCACATGCCCCGCGAAAACCGTGACCCTGTCACGTCCCCCGAGGAGCGTGCCGCCCCGCAGTTCCTCCTTGTGGATCTCCTCGCCGTAGACGGGCGCGCCGGTCAGGGGTTCTACCCAGAACTTGCGGACCGTCGTGTACCAGCGGGTCGTGCCGGTCTTCGCGACCGACTCGGGGGTGATGCCCTTGACGGGCATGATCTTGGGGAAGGGGACCTTGGTCCACGGGATCGTCTGTTCGAAGCAGTAGACCTTGACGCCCCGGAAGGTCCGCGTGCCCCTGTAGTGGATGGGGCGGGTGACGCGGGCTTGCGCGTCGAAGTATTCGTAGTCCCGCTTCTGGGTCAGGAAGGGCCATTTGAACTCGATGCCGTCACGGTGGACGGGGTCGCCGTCGACCATCTCGCCGGTGGCGTGGACGGGTTCCTGGCTGTGGGCGTCGAAGATGTACCGCTCCGGGATGCGGGACACCATGGCGCCGTCGGGTCCCTGCACATAGGACAGGCCGTCCCACACGACCACGTCCCGGCCCGCGGTCTTCTCGATCTTGTCAGCGGCCTCCACGTTCCCTCTGAGGGTCTGCACGATGATGACCTCGGGGACCGTGCGGGACGTCATGGTGCCGTAGTCGAGGAGGGTGGCGTTCTTCGCCTCGAGGACCATGGTCTGGTACTGGTTCGCGGGGACCTTGGCCAGGCGTGGGAACGCGTACCAGCGCAGCAGTGGGGACAGCGCCGTGAAGAACACGGCGAAGGCGAGCAGGACCAGGCCGGCCTTGCGGCGCATCTCGCGTCCTCCTTTGCGCGCGTCACGGATGGCTGGGGACCGTCGTCAGCAGTGGTTTCGGGGACGTCGTGCCGGACGGCGAACCCAGGGCCGTAAGGCCGAACACCAGGGCGAACGCCGCCGCCAGGCCGATCGCGGCGGCGATGAGGGCGCGCATACGGGCCTCCCCGGGACGGCAGCCGGCACAGGGCAACTGATGGACCGTCAGGTCCGGCACCGTAGCAACGGAGGCGTGAGATGAGAACAGGACGCACGAAAAGGCGGCGGCGCCCCTCCGCGGTGGAGGGGCGCCGCCGTCGTACGTTCCCGGCCGGCCTTACGAGCTGGGGCTCGGACTCGGACTCGGGCTCGGGCTGGGGCTGGGGGACGAGTCGGCCGCCGCGACCTTCAGTTCGACCGTCAGGGTGGCCCCGCCCGCCGTGGTGATGCGGAGCAGGAATGTGCCGGTCGTGTCGTCGGCGTACAGCTTCGGCAGCTTCAGCAGGCCGTCGGCGTCGGTCTTGAGGCCTGTGAGCGTGCGTACGGTCTTGCCGCTCGCGTCCTTGAAGTAGGGGCCCTTGTCGTTCTCGGTCAGGTCGTCGGCCGACTTGACGAGCGTCGCCGTGGCCGCGACACCGTCCGCGACGGCGCCCTTGTACGTGGCCTTCACCTCGACCTGGTCCGCGAACTCACCGCCCGGTGTGCAGGTCAGCTCGGTGTCGCTGGTGCGGACGAGGGTGTCGGCCTGGCGTTCGACAACGGTGGCCGAGTAGTCGAGACCGGCGACCATGCGGCCCACGACCAGGGCGCGGACCCTGAAACCGCCGGTCTTCTGGCCGGCGACGAGCGCGGGCGCGGTGGCCTTGCCCGAGCTGTCGGTGACGACGGTCGCGACGGTCTCCCCACCGGTGAAGGTGGTGTCCGTGTCATCCATGATCGCGAAGCGCACGCGGACCTTCGGCACGGCCTTGCCGGCCTTCGTGACGGCCTTCACCACGACCTTCCGGTCGAAGGTGTCGCCCGTCTTCGCGGAGAGCTGCCCGGTGCCGCCGTCGGCCAGGTGGTCCACCGTGTCGGTGGGGGTGGGGGCGGGCGGAGTCGGCTTCGGGGTGGTGGGCTTGCTCGGCGACGGCGGGGTGGGGGTGGGGCCGGTGGTGCCGCCGGCGGGCTCGGAGCTGCCGGGCTTGCTCGTCTTCCCCGGCTTCGGGTCGGGGCTCGCGCCGGAGTTCCGGTCGCTGCGGTGCGAGGGCAGGGTGCCGGTGCCGTCCGGGATCGAGTGGGTGCCCTTGCGGTAGAACTCGTACCAGGACAGAACGGTGTTCAGGTAGTCCTGCGAGTTGTTGTAGCTGAGTATCGCGGCGTTCATGTCGGCCTGCACCGACAGGTCACGGTCCGCGCGGCACAGGTAGTGCGCGGCGGCCAGAGCGGCGTCGTAGACGTTGTTGGGGTCCTTGACGCCGTCGCCGTTGCCGTCGCGGCCCGCCCAGGCCCAGGTGGACGGGATGAACTGCATGGGCCCGACCGCACGGTCATAGGTGCTGTCGCCGTCGTAGGCGCCGTTGTCGGTGTCCTTGATGCTGGCGAAGCCGTTGCCGTTCAGGACCGGGCCGAGGATCTTCGTGTACGTGGTGCCGTCCGCGTCGACCCGGCCGCCCTCGGCCTGGCCTGACTCCACCTGGCCGATGGCGGCGAGGAGTTGCCACGGCAGATTGCAGCCGGGCTTGGAGCTCTGGAGTTCCGCCGCGGCCTTCTTGTAGGCGTCGAGGACCGTGGCGGGTATGCCGCCCTGCCCTGTGCCGGAAGGGCCCGTGGTGGGCGTGGCGCTGGGGTCGGGCGACTCGGTGGGGCTCTTGAGCGGGGGCAGGTCGGTGTAGTAGCCGCCGTTGCCGGTGGCGGTGTCGCCGCCGCTCGTGTTGCCGGTCGTCTCGGGCGTGGACTGCGCGCCGGTGGCCTGTCTGCCCTGGTCGTCGCTGGTGACTCCCGGAGCCTGGGATGCCGCCAGAGCCGCGACCGCGGCCGCGGCCAAAGCGGTGGTTGCCGCCCCCTTGCGCAGCCTCCTGCCGAAACGCGCCGCCATTGAGTGAACCCCTCCCGTCGACGACCTGGTGTGTGCTGCTCTGTTGTGTCCGTGTGTTCGACCACGCATCCGTGCGCGGCGACCAAGTGACCCTACGACAACTTGCGACGCGTCGACACCGGTTGGTGCCCGGTTTTCACCAGTTGGTCATGTCCGCTTGGGGCGGACGCAGAAGCAGGGCGGGTCGCCTCACCTTTCTCATGCGTCCCTCATACTGGACGCTCGTGATCGCCGGGTGGTTGTGCTCGGTCAACATCTGCGGCGGGAGGCTTCGTGCCGTTCACCCTCAGCCATGCCGCGGCCGTCCTGCCGGCCGTGCGCGCGGACGGGTCCGGACGCGGGCGGCTGGTACCCGCCGTTCTCGTCGCGGGATCGTTCGCGCCCGACATGACCTACTTCGCGGCGAGCGTGGTGTCCGGGGGCATGGAGTTCGGTACGGTCACGCACTCCTTCACAGGGGTGTTCACCGTCGATGTGCTCATCGCTTGGGCACTGGTGGGGTTGTGGCTGGTACTGCGGGAGCCGTTGGTGGCGCTGCTGCCGCCGACGGTGCAGGGGCGGGTGGCGGCGCTGGTGCGCTGCGGTACACCGCTGCGCAAGGTCTCGTTCGCACTCCTGGCGCGGTGGTACGTCTCCGCGGTGCTGGGTGCGCTGACGCACGTGGTGTGGGACGCGTTCACACACATCGGCCGGTGGGGGGTACAGGTGTTGCCCTGGCTTGCGCGGCCGACGGCGGGTGCGCCGCGGTACACGTATCTGCAGTACGGGAGTTCGGCCGTGGCGGCCGTCATGATCGCCGTGTTCGTGGCGGTCGCGCTGCGGCGGGCGTCCGCCGGTTCGTCGGCGGTGTCGGCGCTGCCGGTGCTGTCGTGGGCGGACCGGTGGCTGGCTACGGCGGTGATCGGCGGGTGCGCGGCGGCGGGGGCGGTGCAGCGGGCGTCGCGGTGGTGGGCCTACTGGGGAGCCCACGCGAAACCGTGGGAGGTGATCCCGCCGACGTGCTTCGGCGCGGGCGCGGGCCTCGCGGTGGGGATGGCGCTGTATGTGACGGGCGTCAGGGCCCTGCGGCGCACGACCAGGGACCGCCGGGGCACCGATCGGGAACCGGCTCGACCGGCGTCACGCTGATCGCCTCCGGGCCATCCGGGGTGGACTGCCCGGACACGCGGGTTGGTGCGGCGACGGGCAACCGTCGCCCCGTCGCCGCGCCCGGCAGGCGCCCCCACCCTTGAACCGGCTTCAACGGCTCGGGCGGGGCACCCCCACAACGCCCGTCCTTGCCGGGCGAACGCCGCCCGCCCGGCACTCAGTGCGCCGCCGACTCCCAGTCCGTCCCGTACCCCACCGAGACGTCCAGTGGTGCCCGTAGCCGTACCGCTGCTGCCATTTCCCGGCGGACCAGGTCCTCCGTCTGCTGCCGTTCGCCCGGGGCGATCTCCAGCACGATTTCGTCGTGGACCTGGAGGAGCATCCGGGACTTCAGGTCCGCCTCACGCAGCGCCCGGTCCACGTTCAGCATCGCGATCTTGACGATGTCCGCCGCCGTACCCTGGATCGGGGCGTTCAGCGCCATCCGTTCGGCCGTCTCCCGACGCTGCCGGTTGTCGCTGTTCAGGTCGGGCAGATAGCGGCGGCGGCCGAAGAGCGTCTCGGTGTAGCCCGTCGCCCTCGCCTCGTCCACCACACGGCGCAGATAGTCGCGCACCCCGCCGAACCGCTCGAAGTACGTGTCCATCAGCGCGCGGGCCTCCGCCGCCTCGATGTTCAGCTGCTGGGACAGGCCGAACGCCGACAGCCCGTACGCCAGGCCGTAGGACATCGCCTTGATCTTGCGCCGCATCTCCGCGTCGACCGCGTCACGGCCGACCCCGAAGACCTGGGAGGCGACCGTGGTGTGCAGGTCCTCCCCGGAGGTGAACGCCTGGATCAGGCCCTCGTCCTCGGACAGGTGGGCCATCACACGCAGCTCGATCTGGCTGTAGTCCGCGGTCATCAGGGATTCGAAGCCCTCACCGACCACGAAGCCCCGGCGGATCGCCCTGCCCTCGTCCGTGCGCACCGGGATGTTCTGCAGGTTCGGGTCCGTCGACGACAGGCGGCCCGTCGCGGCGACCGTCTGGTTGAACGTGGTGTGGATGCGGCCGTCCGTCGCGATCGTCTTGATCAGGCCCTCGACCGTCACCCGCAGCTTCGCCTGCTCCCGGTGGCGCAGCATGATCACCGGCAGTTCGTTGTCCGTCTGGGTCGCCAGCCACGCCAGTGCGTCCGCGTCCGTCGTGTAGCCCGTCTTCGTCTTCTTCGTCTTCGGCAGGCCCAGCTCACCGAAGAGGACCTCCTGGAGCTGCTTGGGCGAGCCCAGGTTGAACTCGTGCCCCGCCGCGGCGTACGCCTCCTTCACCGCCTGCTGGACGGCGCCCGCGAACATCTGCTCCATGGTCTCCAGATGCGCTCGGTCCGCGGCGATTCCGTGCCGCTCCATCCGGGCCAGCAGCGCGGAGGTGGGCAGCTCCATGTCGCGCAGCAGATCCGCCGCACCGACCTCCCGCAGCTTCTCCTCGAACGCCTGGCCGAGGTCCAGGATCGCCCGGGCCTGGATCATCAGCGCCTCGGCCTCGGCGCCCTCGTCCGTACCGAAGGCCAGCTGTCCGTCCGCCGTGGCCGCGGGCGCCAGCTCACGGCCCAGGTACTCCAGTGAGAGCGCGTCCAGCGCGAAGGAGCGACGGCCCGGCTTGACCAGGTACGCGGCGAGCGCCGTGTCCATGGTCACGCCCTGAAGGGACCAGCCGTGCTCGGGAAGGACGCGCATCGCGCCCTTGGAGTTGTGCAGGACCTTGGGCCTCGCCGGGTCGGCGAGCCACTCCGCGAACGCCCTCTCGTCGGCCTCGTCCAGCTCCGCCGGGTCGAACCAGGCCGCCGCGCCGTCGGCCGCGGCGAGCGCGATCTCGGCCACCGCGCCCGTGCCCAGCGCCCATGAGTCGACCGTGGCGACACCCAGGACCTGTGTGCCGTGCTCGGTCAGCCACGGCTTCAGCTCTCCTGCGCCCAGCACCGCCCCGTCCAGCTCGACGCCGTCCGCCACGACCGGGTGCGCTTCGACCTCCTCGGCGCCCGGGTCGACGGCGAAGAGCCGCTCGCGCAGCGAGGGGTTCCTGATCTCCAGGGT of Streptomyces cynarae contains these proteins:
- a CDS encoding class I SAM-dependent methyltransferase, whose translation is MTPPRQAGRKSTTREPIIQEPEQFEPEATRRAAGVTESSRANRGWWDRNADEYQIEHGTFLGDDRFVWGPEGLDEVEAELLGPPEDLKGKDVLEIGAGAAQCSRWLAGHGARPVALDLSHRQLQHALRIGAGFPLVQADACVLPFRDASFDLACSAYGALPFVADPRLVLREVHRVLRPGGRFVFSATHPIRWAFPDEPGPEGLAVSASYFDRTPYVEQDDEGRAVYVEHHRTLGDRVRDIVTSGFRLVDLVEPEWPAWNTSEWGGWSPLRGALIPGTAIFVCERD
- a CDS encoding DUF3068 domain-containing protein codes for the protein MRRKAGLVLLAFAVFFTALSPLLRWYAFPRLAKVPANQYQTMVLEAKNATLLDYGTMTSRTVPEVIIVQTLRGNVEAADKIEKTAGRDVVVWDGLSYVQGPDGAMVSRIPERYIFDAHSQEPVHATGEMVDGDPVHRDGIEFKWPFLTQKRDYEYFDAQARVTRPIHYRGTRTFRGVKVYCFEQTIPWTKVPFPKIMPVKGITPESVAKTGTTRWYTTVRKFWVEPLTGAPVYGEEIHKEELRGGTLLGGRDRVTVFAGHVKMREDYLASTVALVEHNRLMILLLTSSLPWGFLILGAALLSLSLYLEARGRRPDDPEPTAVEEPEPVTA
- a CDS encoding SPW_0924 family protein gives rise to the protein MRALIAAAIGLAAAFALVFGLTALGSPSGTTSPKPLLTTVPSHP
- a CDS encoding lytic transglycosylase domain-containing protein, whose product is MAARFGRRLRKGAATTALAAAAVAALAASQAPGVTSDDQGRQATGAQSTPETTGNTSGGDTATGNGGYYTDLPPLKSPTESPDPSATPTTGPSGTGQGGIPATVLDAYKKAAAELQSSKPGCNLPWQLLAAIGQVESGQAEGGRVDADGTTYTKILGPVLNGNGFASIKDTDNGAYDGDSTYDRAVGPMQFIPSTWAWAGRDGNGDGVKDPNNVYDAALAAAHYLCRADRDLSVQADMNAAILSYNNSQDYLNTVLSWYEFYRKGTHSIPDGTGTLPSHRSDRNSGASPDPKPGKTSKPGSSEPAGGTTGPTPTPPSPSKPTTPKPTPPAPTPTDTVDHLADGGTGQLSAKTGDTFDRKVVVKAVTKAGKAVPKVRVRFAIMDDTDTTFTGGETVATVVTDSSGKATAPALVAGQKTGGFRVRALVVGRMVAGLDYSATVVERQADTLVRTSDTELTCTPGGEFADQVEVKATYKGAVADGVAATATLVKSADDLTENDKGPYFKDASGKTVRTLTGLKTDADGLLKLPKLYADDTTGTFLLRITTAGGATLTVELKVAAADSSPSPSPSPSPSPSPSS
- a CDS encoding DUF4184 family protein, with product MPFTLSHAAAVLPAVRADGSGRGRLVPAVLVAGSFAPDMTYFAASVVSGGMEFGTVTHSFTGVFTVDVLIAWALVGLWLVLREPLVALLPPTVQGRVAALVRCGTPLRKVSFALLARWYVSAVLGALTHVVWDAFTHIGRWGVQVLPWLARPTAGAPRYTYLQYGSSAVAAVMIAVFVAVALRRASAGSSAVSALPVLSWADRWLATAVIGGCAAAGAVQRASRWWAYWGAHAKPWEVIPPTCFGAGAGLAVGMALYVTGVRALRRTTRDRRGTDREPARPASR
- the polA gene encoding DNA polymerase I — its product is MAETASKQTDKTTGGDRPRLMLMDGHSLAYRAFFALPAENFTTATGQPTNAIYGFASMLANTLRDEAPTHFAVAFDVSRKTWRSEEFTEYKANRSKTPDEFKGQVELICELLDAMHAARFAVEGYEADDVIATLATQAEAEGFEVLIVTGDRDSFQLVSEHTTVLYPTKGVSELTRFTPEKVFEKYGLTPAQYPDFAALRGDPSDNLPGIPGVGEKTAAKWINQFGSFAELVERVDEVKGKAGQNLRDHLESVKLNRRLTELERQVELPKAVADLRRAAYDRKTVAMVLDTLEIRNPSLRERLFAVDPGAEEVEAHPVVADGVELDGAVLGAGELKPWLTEHGTQVLGVATVDSWALGTGAVAEIALAAADGAAAWFDPAELDEADERAFAEWLADPARPKVLHNSKGAMRVLPEHGWSLQGVTMDTALAAYLVKPGRRSFALDALSLEYLGRELAPAATADGQLAFGTDEGAEAEALMIQARAILDLGQAFEEKLREVGAADLLRDMELPTSALLARMERHGIAADRAHLETMEQMFAGAVQQAVKEAYAAAGHEFNLGSPKQLQEVLFGELGLPKTKKTKTGYTTDADALAWLATQTDNELPVIMLRHREQAKLRVTVEGLIKTIATDGRIHTTFNQTVAATGRLSSTDPNLQNIPVRTDEGRAIRRGFVVGEGFESLMTADYSQIELRVMAHLSEDEGLIQAFTSGEDLHTTVASQVFGVGRDAVDAEMRRKIKAMSYGLAYGLSAFGLSQQLNIEAAEARALMDTYFERFGGVRDYLRRVVDEARATGYTETLFGRRRYLPDLNSDNRQRRETAERMALNAPIQGTAADIVKIAMLNVDRALREADLKSRMLLQVHDEIVLEIAPGERQQTEDLVRREMAAAVRLRAPLDVSVGYGTDWESAAH